One region of Oryza sativa Japonica Group chromosome 10, ASM3414082v1 genomic DNA includes:
- the LOC136353515 gene encoding uncharacterized protein translates to MGIPRSELTPTDQPFHGITPQSSSKPLGKIMLPVTFGRTALVKFMAASHYAYQVLKMPGWKGTITIQGNAKLAIQCDKRSLNMVKHTPNPPATAEPPKKVSKTNKMPKPDGATKIVPLSSANPDKTVKIRASLDEK, encoded by the coding sequence ATGgggatcccacgaagcgagttgacacccacTGACCAACCCTTCCACGGAATTACTCCCCAGTCGTCGTCCAAGCCATTGGGCAAGATCATGCTACCAGTGACTTTCGGGAGGACTGCACtcgtgaagttcatggccgcatctcactacgcgtatcaagtgctcaagatgcctgggtggaagggaacaatcactattcagggAAACGCGAAGCTGGCGATACAGtgtgacaagcggagcctcAACATGGTCAAGCACACTCCCAACCCGCCCGCCAcagctgagccacccaagaaagtgagcaaaaccAACAAGATGCCGAAGCCAGATGGCGCAACCAAGATTGTTCcgctctccagtgccaaccccgacaagactgtCAAGATCAGGGCGTCGCTGgatgagaaatag